Proteins encoded together in one Tripterygium wilfordii isolate XIE 37 chromosome 14, ASM1340144v1, whole genome shotgun sequence window:
- the LOC120015547 gene encoding acylamino-acid-releasing enzyme isoform X1 encodes MGSSAMRNLLVQMGTIPFLSTTLNYSPVVLHRLPFLHSSRLHRLFRSSTFTRAPSLRPISPSIKTLSSFLDMEGSKAGLVEEMPLGLDATTDEEYVSQSKLLQDFNSISSIEKAWTFKSEGGVGSQAMFLVSQSNLLANKRKKFILSANISKGTDKSVEFQLPPFPVEMSDVSAIVPSPSGSKLLVIRNPENESPTKFEIWGQSQLSKEFHVPQSVHGSVYTDGWFEGISWNFDETLIAYVAEETSPSRPTFSSLGYKNSGSTKDCNSWKGQGDWAEDWGETYAGKRQPALFVINVDSSGEVQAVKGIKTSLSVGQVVWAPFTGGSYQYLIFVGWSSDTRKLGMKYCYNRPCALYAVRAPLLKLDGSIEDFPVCNLTQSMGSAFFPRFSPEGEHLLFLSAQSSVDSGAHCATNSLYRIDWPSDRKPSPTAKISDVVPVTQCGEDGCFPGLYCSSILSSPWLSDGHTMILSSIWGSREVLLSVNILSGEISRATPADSDFSWHVVALDGDNIIAVSSSPIDVPELKYGYLVEKPKSAQWSWSAVSSSIFRCSESVRSLLSSLQFSIKKIPVKDISDCQTKGATRPYEAILVSSNLENASSDPLIVVLHGGPHSVSLSSFSKSLAFLSSIGYSLLVVNYRGSLGFGEEALQSLPGKVGSQDVNDVLAAIDYVIDSGLVRPSKLAVVGGSHGGFLTTHLIGQAPDKFVAAAARNPVCNLASMVGISDIPDWCYVETYGREGKNKFTDAPSAEELAIFHSKSPISHIAKVKTPTLFLLGAQDLRVPVSNGLQYARALKEKGVEVKVIVFPNDVHGIERPQSDFESFLNIGVWFKKYCK; translated from the exons ATGGGAAGCTCGGCAATGCGGAATCTCCTAGTGCAAATGGGAACGATACCTTTTTTATCCACCACTCTCAACTACTCGCCCGTGGTATTGCATCGCCTTCCATTCCTTCATTCTTCTCGCCTTCATCGTTTATTTCGTTCTTCCACTTTCACTCGAGCTCCCTCTCTCCGACCGATTTCTCCATCCAT TAAAACATTATCCAGCTTTCTAGACATGGAAGGTTCTAAAGCTGGCCTAGTAGAAGAAATGCCACTGGGGTTAGATGCAACTACTGATGAAGAATACGTGTCCCAGTCCAAGTTACTTCAAGACTTCAACAGCATCTCCAGCATTGAGAAGGCATGGACTTTTAAATCCGAGGGTG GAGTAGGTTCCCAGGCAATGTTTTTAGTAAGCCAATCAAATCTTTTGGCAAACAAGAGGAAAAAATTTATTCTATCTGCTAACATTTCGAAAGGCACTGACAAATCAGTAGAATTCCAATTGCCCCCATTTCCTGTTGAGATGAGCGATGTGTCTGCAATTGTTCCATCACCATCAGGTTCAAAGCTTCTTGTTATTCGGAATCCAGAAAATGAATCTCccacaaaatttgaaatatgGGGGCAGTCTCAGTTGTCGAAGGAGTTTCACGTCCCCCAATCTGTTCATGGCTCGGTATATACTGATGGATG GTTTGAGGGTATTTCGTGGAACTTCGACGAAACTCTCATTGCTTATGTTGCTGAAGAAACATCTCCATCCAGGCCTACATTTAGTAGCTTGGGCTACAAGAACAGTGGCTCCACAAAGGATTGCAATAGCTGGAAAGGTCAAGGGGATTGGGCTGAGGACTGGGGGGAGACTTATGCAGGAAAGAGGCAACCTGCACTCTTTGTCATCAATGTTGACAG CAGTGGAGAGGTACAAGCTGTTAAAGGAATCAAAACGTCCTTGAGCGTTGGCCAAGTTGTGTGGGCTCCATTTACTGGAGGCTCTTATCAATATTTGATTTTCGTTGGGTGGTCATCAGACACTAGAAAGCTTGGAATGAAATACTGCTACAATAGGCCTTGTGCCCTATATGCAGTTAGAGCACCACTTTTGAAATT GGATGGTTCAATAGAAGATTTTCCTGTCTGTAACCTGACTCAGAGCATGGGTAGTGCCTTTTTTCCGCGGTTCAG TCCGGAAGGAGAGCATCTTCTGTTTTTGTCTGCACAAAGTTCTGTCGACTCAGGGGCACATTGTGCAACAAATTCGCTTTACCGAATTGATTGGCCAAGTGATAGAAAGCCAAGTCCAACTGCCAAAATAAGTGATGTG GTTCCTGTCACCCAGTGTGGGGAGGATGGTTGCTTCCCAGGGCTTTATTGTTCTAGTATCCTTAGTTCTCCATGGCTTTCTGATGGACACACTATGATTTTATCTTCAATATGGGGCAGCAGAGAAGTATTGCTTTCTGTGAATATATTGAG TGGGGAAATATCACGTGCCACTCCTGCTGATTCTGATTTTTCATGGCATGTCGTTGCACTGGATGGGGATAACATTATTGCTG TGTCTAGCAGTCCAATAGATGTTCCAGAACTCAAATATGGTTATCTTGTTGAGAAACCAAAGAGTGCTCAATGGAGTTGGTCTGCTGTATCAAGCTCCATATTCAGATGCTCTGAGTCG GTTAGATCTCTATTGTCCTCTCTTCAATTCAGTATTAAGAAAATTCCTGTCAAGGATATCTCCGATTGCCAGACAAAAG GTGCTACCAGACCTTATGAAGCTATACTAGTGTCTTCCAATTTGGAGAATGCTTCTTCTGATCCACTAATTGTAGTCCTTCATGGAGGCCCTCATTCTGTCTCATTGTCAAGCTTCTCAAAGTCCTTGGCATTTCTCTCTTCAATTGGTTACAGCTTGTTAGTTGTAAATTATAG AGGATCATTGGGATTTGGTGAGGAAGCATTGCAATCTCTTCCAGGGAAAGTTGGGTCGCAG GATGTCAATGACGTGCTCGCTGCTATAGATTATGTCATCGACTCGGGACTTGTTAGACCTTCTAAGTTGGCTGTGGTTGGTGGTTCACATGGTGGCTTTCTAACAACTCACTTGATTGGCCAG gcaCCAGATAAATTTGTTGCAGCAGCTGCGAGAAATCCAGTTTGTAACCTTGCATCAATGGTTGGTATATCTGATATCCCTGATTGGTGCTATGTAGAAACCTATGGAAGGGAGGGCAAAAATAAATTTACGGATGCACCTTCAGCTGAGGAGCTTGCCATATTTCACAGCAAGTCTCCCATATCACACATTGCCAAG GTCAAAACGCCCACCCTCTTTCTCTTAGGTGCTCAAGATCTCCGTGTTCCTGTTTCTAATGGTTTGCAA TATGCGCGGGCGTTGAAGGAAAAGGGGGTTGAGGTCAAGGTGATCGTGTTCCCGAACGACGTTCATGGAATTGAGAG ACCGCAATCTGACTTTGAAAGCTTCCTGAATATTGGTGTGTGGTTCAAGAAGTACTGCAAATAA
- the LOC120015547 gene encoding acylamino-acid-releasing enzyme isoform X3, protein MGSSAMRNLLVQMGTIPFLSTTLNYSPVVLHRLPFLHSSRLHRLFRSSTFTRAPSLRPISPSIKTLSSFLDMEGSKAGLVEEMPLGLDATTDEEYVSQSKLLQDFNSISSIEKAWTFKSEGVGSQAMFLVSQSNLLANKRKKFILSANISKGTDKSVEFQLPPFPVEMSDVSAIVPSPSGSKLLVIRNPENESPTKFEIWGQSQLSKEFHVPQSVHGSVYTDGWFEGISWNFDETLIAYVAEETSPSRPTFSSLGYKNSGSTKDCNSWKGQGDWAEDWGETYAGKRQPALFVINVDSSGEVQAVKGIKTSLSVGQVVWAPFTGGSYQYLIFVGWSSDTRKLGMKYCYNRPCALYAVRAPLLKLDGSIEDFPVCNLTQSMGSAFFPRFSPEGEHLLFLSAQSSVDSGAHCATNSLYRIDWPSDRKPSPTAKISDVVPVTQCGEDGCFPGLYCSSILSSPWLSDGHTMILSSIWGSREVLLSVNILSGEISRATPADSDFSWHVVALDGDNIIAVSSSPIDVPELKYGYLVEKPKSAQWSWSAVSSSIFRCSESVRSLLSSLQFSIKKIPVKDISDCQTKGATRPYEAILVSSNLENASSDPLIVVLHGGPHSVSLSSFSKSLAFLSSIGYSLLVVNYRGSLGFGEEALQSLPGKVGSQDVNDVLAAIDYVIDSGLVRPSKLAVVGGSHGGFLTTHLIGQAPDKFVAAAARNPVCNLASMVGISDIPDWCYVETYGREGKNKFTDAPSAEELAIFHSKSPISHIAKVKTPTLFLLGAQDLRVPVSNGLQYARALKEKGVEVKVIVFPNDVHGIERPQSDFESFLNIGVWFKKYCK, encoded by the exons ATGGGAAGCTCGGCAATGCGGAATCTCCTAGTGCAAATGGGAACGATACCTTTTTTATCCACCACTCTCAACTACTCGCCCGTGGTATTGCATCGCCTTCCATTCCTTCATTCTTCTCGCCTTCATCGTTTATTTCGTTCTTCCACTTTCACTCGAGCTCCCTCTCTCCGACCGATTTCTCCATCCAT TAAAACATTATCCAGCTTTCTAGACATGGAAGGTTCTAAAGCTGGCCTAGTAGAAGAAATGCCACTGGGGTTAGATGCAACTACTGATGAAGAATACGTGTCCCAGTCCAAGTTACTTCAAGACTTCAACAGCATCTCCAGCATTGAGAAGGCATGGACTTTTAAATCCGAGG GAGTAGGTTCCCAGGCAATGTTTTTAGTAAGCCAATCAAATCTTTTGGCAAACAAGAGGAAAAAATTTATTCTATCTGCTAACATTTCGAAAGGCACTGACAAATCAGTAGAATTCCAATTGCCCCCATTTCCTGTTGAGATGAGCGATGTGTCTGCAATTGTTCCATCACCATCAGGTTCAAAGCTTCTTGTTATTCGGAATCCAGAAAATGAATCTCccacaaaatttgaaatatgGGGGCAGTCTCAGTTGTCGAAGGAGTTTCACGTCCCCCAATCTGTTCATGGCTCGGTATATACTGATGGATG GTTTGAGGGTATTTCGTGGAACTTCGACGAAACTCTCATTGCTTATGTTGCTGAAGAAACATCTCCATCCAGGCCTACATTTAGTAGCTTGGGCTACAAGAACAGTGGCTCCACAAAGGATTGCAATAGCTGGAAAGGTCAAGGGGATTGGGCTGAGGACTGGGGGGAGACTTATGCAGGAAAGAGGCAACCTGCACTCTTTGTCATCAATGTTGACAG CAGTGGAGAGGTACAAGCTGTTAAAGGAATCAAAACGTCCTTGAGCGTTGGCCAAGTTGTGTGGGCTCCATTTACTGGAGGCTCTTATCAATATTTGATTTTCGTTGGGTGGTCATCAGACACTAGAAAGCTTGGAATGAAATACTGCTACAATAGGCCTTGTGCCCTATATGCAGTTAGAGCACCACTTTTGAAATT GGATGGTTCAATAGAAGATTTTCCTGTCTGTAACCTGACTCAGAGCATGGGTAGTGCCTTTTTTCCGCGGTTCAG TCCGGAAGGAGAGCATCTTCTGTTTTTGTCTGCACAAAGTTCTGTCGACTCAGGGGCACATTGTGCAACAAATTCGCTTTACCGAATTGATTGGCCAAGTGATAGAAAGCCAAGTCCAACTGCCAAAATAAGTGATGTG GTTCCTGTCACCCAGTGTGGGGAGGATGGTTGCTTCCCAGGGCTTTATTGTTCTAGTATCCTTAGTTCTCCATGGCTTTCTGATGGACACACTATGATTTTATCTTCAATATGGGGCAGCAGAGAAGTATTGCTTTCTGTGAATATATTGAG TGGGGAAATATCACGTGCCACTCCTGCTGATTCTGATTTTTCATGGCATGTCGTTGCACTGGATGGGGATAACATTATTGCTG TGTCTAGCAGTCCAATAGATGTTCCAGAACTCAAATATGGTTATCTTGTTGAGAAACCAAAGAGTGCTCAATGGAGTTGGTCTGCTGTATCAAGCTCCATATTCAGATGCTCTGAGTCG GTTAGATCTCTATTGTCCTCTCTTCAATTCAGTATTAAGAAAATTCCTGTCAAGGATATCTCCGATTGCCAGACAAAAG GTGCTACCAGACCTTATGAAGCTATACTAGTGTCTTCCAATTTGGAGAATGCTTCTTCTGATCCACTAATTGTAGTCCTTCATGGAGGCCCTCATTCTGTCTCATTGTCAAGCTTCTCAAAGTCCTTGGCATTTCTCTCTTCAATTGGTTACAGCTTGTTAGTTGTAAATTATAG AGGATCATTGGGATTTGGTGAGGAAGCATTGCAATCTCTTCCAGGGAAAGTTGGGTCGCAG GATGTCAATGACGTGCTCGCTGCTATAGATTATGTCATCGACTCGGGACTTGTTAGACCTTCTAAGTTGGCTGTGGTTGGTGGTTCACATGGTGGCTTTCTAACAACTCACTTGATTGGCCAG gcaCCAGATAAATTTGTTGCAGCAGCTGCGAGAAATCCAGTTTGTAACCTTGCATCAATGGTTGGTATATCTGATATCCCTGATTGGTGCTATGTAGAAACCTATGGAAGGGAGGGCAAAAATAAATTTACGGATGCACCTTCAGCTGAGGAGCTTGCCATATTTCACAGCAAGTCTCCCATATCACACATTGCCAAG GTCAAAACGCCCACCCTCTTTCTCTTAGGTGCTCAAGATCTCCGTGTTCCTGTTTCTAATGGTTTGCAA TATGCGCGGGCGTTGAAGGAAAAGGGGGTTGAGGTCAAGGTGATCGTGTTCCCGAACGACGTTCATGGAATTGAGAG ACCGCAATCTGACTTTGAAAGCTTCCTGAATATTGGTGTGTGGTTCAAGAAGTACTGCAAATAA
- the LOC120015547 gene encoding acylamino-acid-releasing enzyme isoform X4: MGSSAMRNLLVQMGTIPFLSTTLNYSPVVLHRLPFLHSSRLHRLFRSSTFTRAPSLRPISPSIKTLSSFLDMEGSKAGLVEEMPLGLDATTDEEYVSQSKLLQDFNSISSIEKAWTFKSEGVGSQAMFLVSQSNLLANKRKKFILSANISKGTDKSVEFQLPPFPVEMSDVSAIVPSPSGSKLLVIRNPENESPTKFEIWGQSQLSKEFHVPQSVHGSVYTDGWFEGISWNFDETLIAYVAEETSPSRPTFSSLGYKNSGSTKDCNSWKGQGDWAEDWGETYAGKRQPALFVINVDSGEVQAVKGIKTSLSVGQVVWAPFTGGSYQYLIFVGWSSDTRKLGMKYCYNRPCALYAVRAPLLKLDGSIEDFPVCNLTQSMGSAFFPRFSPEGEHLLFLSAQSSVDSGAHCATNSLYRIDWPSDRKPSPTAKISDVVPVTQCGEDGCFPGLYCSSILSSPWLSDGHTMILSSIWGSREVLLSVNILSGEISRATPADSDFSWHVVALDGDNIIAVSSSPIDVPELKYGYLVEKPKSAQWSWSAVSSSIFRCSESVRSLLSSLQFSIKKIPVKDISDCQTKGATRPYEAILVSSNLENASSDPLIVVLHGGPHSVSLSSFSKSLAFLSSIGYSLLVVNYRGSLGFGEEALQSLPGKVGSQDVNDVLAAIDYVIDSGLVRPSKLAVVGGSHGGFLTTHLIGQAPDKFVAAAARNPVCNLASMVGISDIPDWCYVETYGREGKNKFTDAPSAEELAIFHSKSPISHIAKVKTPTLFLLGAQDLRVPVSNGLQYARALKEKGVEVKVIVFPNDVHGIERPQSDFESFLNIGVWFKKYCK, from the exons ATGGGAAGCTCGGCAATGCGGAATCTCCTAGTGCAAATGGGAACGATACCTTTTTTATCCACCACTCTCAACTACTCGCCCGTGGTATTGCATCGCCTTCCATTCCTTCATTCTTCTCGCCTTCATCGTTTATTTCGTTCTTCCACTTTCACTCGAGCTCCCTCTCTCCGACCGATTTCTCCATCCAT TAAAACATTATCCAGCTTTCTAGACATGGAAGGTTCTAAAGCTGGCCTAGTAGAAGAAATGCCACTGGGGTTAGATGCAACTACTGATGAAGAATACGTGTCCCAGTCCAAGTTACTTCAAGACTTCAACAGCATCTCCAGCATTGAGAAGGCATGGACTTTTAAATCCGAGG GAGTAGGTTCCCAGGCAATGTTTTTAGTAAGCCAATCAAATCTTTTGGCAAACAAGAGGAAAAAATTTATTCTATCTGCTAACATTTCGAAAGGCACTGACAAATCAGTAGAATTCCAATTGCCCCCATTTCCTGTTGAGATGAGCGATGTGTCTGCAATTGTTCCATCACCATCAGGTTCAAAGCTTCTTGTTATTCGGAATCCAGAAAATGAATCTCccacaaaatttgaaatatgGGGGCAGTCTCAGTTGTCGAAGGAGTTTCACGTCCCCCAATCTGTTCATGGCTCGGTATATACTGATGGATG GTTTGAGGGTATTTCGTGGAACTTCGACGAAACTCTCATTGCTTATGTTGCTGAAGAAACATCTCCATCCAGGCCTACATTTAGTAGCTTGGGCTACAAGAACAGTGGCTCCACAAAGGATTGCAATAGCTGGAAAGGTCAAGGGGATTGGGCTGAGGACTGGGGGGAGACTTATGCAGGAAAGAGGCAACCTGCACTCTTTGTCATCAATGTTGACAG TGGAGAGGTACAAGCTGTTAAAGGAATCAAAACGTCCTTGAGCGTTGGCCAAGTTGTGTGGGCTCCATTTACTGGAGGCTCTTATCAATATTTGATTTTCGTTGGGTGGTCATCAGACACTAGAAAGCTTGGAATGAAATACTGCTACAATAGGCCTTGTGCCCTATATGCAGTTAGAGCACCACTTTTGAAATT GGATGGTTCAATAGAAGATTTTCCTGTCTGTAACCTGACTCAGAGCATGGGTAGTGCCTTTTTTCCGCGGTTCAG TCCGGAAGGAGAGCATCTTCTGTTTTTGTCTGCACAAAGTTCTGTCGACTCAGGGGCACATTGTGCAACAAATTCGCTTTACCGAATTGATTGGCCAAGTGATAGAAAGCCAAGTCCAACTGCCAAAATAAGTGATGTG GTTCCTGTCACCCAGTGTGGGGAGGATGGTTGCTTCCCAGGGCTTTATTGTTCTAGTATCCTTAGTTCTCCATGGCTTTCTGATGGACACACTATGATTTTATCTTCAATATGGGGCAGCAGAGAAGTATTGCTTTCTGTGAATATATTGAG TGGGGAAATATCACGTGCCACTCCTGCTGATTCTGATTTTTCATGGCATGTCGTTGCACTGGATGGGGATAACATTATTGCTG TGTCTAGCAGTCCAATAGATGTTCCAGAACTCAAATATGGTTATCTTGTTGAGAAACCAAAGAGTGCTCAATGGAGTTGGTCTGCTGTATCAAGCTCCATATTCAGATGCTCTGAGTCG GTTAGATCTCTATTGTCCTCTCTTCAATTCAGTATTAAGAAAATTCCTGTCAAGGATATCTCCGATTGCCAGACAAAAG GTGCTACCAGACCTTATGAAGCTATACTAGTGTCTTCCAATTTGGAGAATGCTTCTTCTGATCCACTAATTGTAGTCCTTCATGGAGGCCCTCATTCTGTCTCATTGTCAAGCTTCTCAAAGTCCTTGGCATTTCTCTCTTCAATTGGTTACAGCTTGTTAGTTGTAAATTATAG AGGATCATTGGGATTTGGTGAGGAAGCATTGCAATCTCTTCCAGGGAAAGTTGGGTCGCAG GATGTCAATGACGTGCTCGCTGCTATAGATTATGTCATCGACTCGGGACTTGTTAGACCTTCTAAGTTGGCTGTGGTTGGTGGTTCACATGGTGGCTTTCTAACAACTCACTTGATTGGCCAG gcaCCAGATAAATTTGTTGCAGCAGCTGCGAGAAATCCAGTTTGTAACCTTGCATCAATGGTTGGTATATCTGATATCCCTGATTGGTGCTATGTAGAAACCTATGGAAGGGAGGGCAAAAATAAATTTACGGATGCACCTTCAGCTGAGGAGCTTGCCATATTTCACAGCAAGTCTCCCATATCACACATTGCCAAG GTCAAAACGCCCACCCTCTTTCTCTTAGGTGCTCAAGATCTCCGTGTTCCTGTTTCTAATGGTTTGCAA TATGCGCGGGCGTTGAAGGAAAAGGGGGTTGAGGTCAAGGTGATCGTGTTCCCGAACGACGTTCATGGAATTGAGAG ACCGCAATCTGACTTTGAAAGCTTCCTGAATATTGGTGTGTGGTTCAAGAAGTACTGCAAATAA
- the LOC120015547 gene encoding acylamino-acid-releasing enzyme isoform X5 gives MGSSAMRNLLVQMGTIPFLSTTLNYSPVVLHRLPFLHSSRLHRLFRSSTFTRAPSLRPISPSIFLDMEGSKAGLVEEMPLGLDATTDEEYVSQSKLLQDFNSISSIEKAWTFKSEGGVGSQAMFLVSQSNLLANKRKKFILSANISKGTDKSVEFQLPPFPVEMSDVSAIVPSPSGSKLLVIRNPENESPTKFEIWGQSQLSKEFHVPQSVHGSVYTDGWFEGISWNFDETLIAYVAEETSPSRPTFSSLGYKNSGSTKDCNSWKGQGDWAEDWGETYAGKRQPALFVINVDSSGEVQAVKGIKTSLSVGQVVWAPFTGGSYQYLIFVGWSSDTRKLGMKYCYNRPCALYAVRAPLLKLDGSIEDFPVCNLTQSMGSAFFPRFSPEGEHLLFLSAQSSVDSGAHCATNSLYRIDWPSDRKPSPTAKISDVVPVTQCGEDGCFPGLYCSSILSSPWLSDGHTMILSSIWGSREVLLSVNILSGEISRATPADSDFSWHVVALDGDNIIAVSSSPIDVPELKYGYLVEKPKSAQWSWSAVSSSIFRCSESVRSLLSSLQFSIKKIPVKDISDCQTKGATRPYEAILVSSNLENASSDPLIVVLHGGPHSVSLSSFSKSLAFLSSIGYSLLVVNYRGSLGFGEEALQSLPGKVGSQDVNDVLAAIDYVIDSGLVRPSKLAVVGGSHGGFLTTHLIGQAPDKFVAAAARNPVCNLASMVGISDIPDWCYVETYGREGKNKFTDAPSAEELAIFHSKSPISHIAKVKTPTLFLLGAQDLRVPVSNGLQYARALKEKGVEVKVIVFPNDVHGIERPQSDFESFLNIGVWFKKYCK, from the exons ATGGGAAGCTCGGCAATGCGGAATCTCCTAGTGCAAATGGGAACGATACCTTTTTTATCCACCACTCTCAACTACTCGCCCGTGGTATTGCATCGCCTTCCATTCCTTCATTCTTCTCGCCTTCATCGTTTATTTCGTTCTTCCACTTTCACTCGAGCTCCCTCTCTCCGACCGATTTCTCCATCCAT CTTTCTAGACATGGAAGGTTCTAAAGCTGGCCTAGTAGAAGAAATGCCACTGGGGTTAGATGCAACTACTGATGAAGAATACGTGTCCCAGTCCAAGTTACTTCAAGACTTCAACAGCATCTCCAGCATTGAGAAGGCATGGACTTTTAAATCCGAGGGTG GAGTAGGTTCCCAGGCAATGTTTTTAGTAAGCCAATCAAATCTTTTGGCAAACAAGAGGAAAAAATTTATTCTATCTGCTAACATTTCGAAAGGCACTGACAAATCAGTAGAATTCCAATTGCCCCCATTTCCTGTTGAGATGAGCGATGTGTCTGCAATTGTTCCATCACCATCAGGTTCAAAGCTTCTTGTTATTCGGAATCCAGAAAATGAATCTCccacaaaatttgaaatatgGGGGCAGTCTCAGTTGTCGAAGGAGTTTCACGTCCCCCAATCTGTTCATGGCTCGGTATATACTGATGGATG GTTTGAGGGTATTTCGTGGAACTTCGACGAAACTCTCATTGCTTATGTTGCTGAAGAAACATCTCCATCCAGGCCTACATTTAGTAGCTTGGGCTACAAGAACAGTGGCTCCACAAAGGATTGCAATAGCTGGAAAGGTCAAGGGGATTGGGCTGAGGACTGGGGGGAGACTTATGCAGGAAAGAGGCAACCTGCACTCTTTGTCATCAATGTTGACAG CAGTGGAGAGGTACAAGCTGTTAAAGGAATCAAAACGTCCTTGAGCGTTGGCCAAGTTGTGTGGGCTCCATTTACTGGAGGCTCTTATCAATATTTGATTTTCGTTGGGTGGTCATCAGACACTAGAAAGCTTGGAATGAAATACTGCTACAATAGGCCTTGTGCCCTATATGCAGTTAGAGCACCACTTTTGAAATT GGATGGTTCAATAGAAGATTTTCCTGTCTGTAACCTGACTCAGAGCATGGGTAGTGCCTTTTTTCCGCGGTTCAG TCCGGAAGGAGAGCATCTTCTGTTTTTGTCTGCACAAAGTTCTGTCGACTCAGGGGCACATTGTGCAACAAATTCGCTTTACCGAATTGATTGGCCAAGTGATAGAAAGCCAAGTCCAACTGCCAAAATAAGTGATGTG GTTCCTGTCACCCAGTGTGGGGAGGATGGTTGCTTCCCAGGGCTTTATTGTTCTAGTATCCTTAGTTCTCCATGGCTTTCTGATGGACACACTATGATTTTATCTTCAATATGGGGCAGCAGAGAAGTATTGCTTTCTGTGAATATATTGAG TGGGGAAATATCACGTGCCACTCCTGCTGATTCTGATTTTTCATGGCATGTCGTTGCACTGGATGGGGATAACATTATTGCTG TGTCTAGCAGTCCAATAGATGTTCCAGAACTCAAATATGGTTATCTTGTTGAGAAACCAAAGAGTGCTCAATGGAGTTGGTCTGCTGTATCAAGCTCCATATTCAGATGCTCTGAGTCG GTTAGATCTCTATTGTCCTCTCTTCAATTCAGTATTAAGAAAATTCCTGTCAAGGATATCTCCGATTGCCAGACAAAAG GTGCTACCAGACCTTATGAAGCTATACTAGTGTCTTCCAATTTGGAGAATGCTTCTTCTGATCCACTAATTGTAGTCCTTCATGGAGGCCCTCATTCTGTCTCATTGTCAAGCTTCTCAAAGTCCTTGGCATTTCTCTCTTCAATTGGTTACAGCTTGTTAGTTGTAAATTATAG AGGATCATTGGGATTTGGTGAGGAAGCATTGCAATCTCTTCCAGGGAAAGTTGGGTCGCAG GATGTCAATGACGTGCTCGCTGCTATAGATTATGTCATCGACTCGGGACTTGTTAGACCTTCTAAGTTGGCTGTGGTTGGTGGTTCACATGGTGGCTTTCTAACAACTCACTTGATTGGCCAG gcaCCAGATAAATTTGTTGCAGCAGCTGCGAGAAATCCAGTTTGTAACCTTGCATCAATGGTTGGTATATCTGATATCCCTGATTGGTGCTATGTAGAAACCTATGGAAGGGAGGGCAAAAATAAATTTACGGATGCACCTTCAGCTGAGGAGCTTGCCATATTTCACAGCAAGTCTCCCATATCACACATTGCCAAG GTCAAAACGCCCACCCTCTTTCTCTTAGGTGCTCAAGATCTCCGTGTTCCTGTTTCTAATGGTTTGCAA TATGCGCGGGCGTTGAAGGAAAAGGGGGTTGAGGTCAAGGTGATCGTGTTCCCGAACGACGTTCATGGAATTGAGAG ACCGCAATCTGACTTTGAAAGCTTCCTGAATATTGGTGTGTGGTTCAAGAAGTACTGCAAATAA